A genomic window from Streptomyces brevispora includes:
- a CDS encoding LysR family substrate-binding domain-containing protein, whose translation MTGSEATPSFRLAYVPGVTPTKWVRIWNERLPDVPLALVAVPAAEASALLLDGGADAGFVRLPVDRTDLSAIPLYTEATVVVIPKDHVVAAVDEISVEDLADEIVLHPLDDTLGWDGLPGLPAIERPATTADAIELVAAGVGVLAVPQSLARLHHRKDLTYRPLTGAPESRIALSWPQDKTTDLVEDFIGIVRGRTVNSTRGRSTAPAAQPKRKAPETGGARRKPAAGAATGKGARSGSGGAKGTKGSRGAKGAAGARRGKPGRRP comes from the coding sequence GTGACAGGCTCGGAAGCAACCCCTTCGTTCCGGCTCGCGTACGTCCCGGGGGTGACGCCCACCAAGTGGGTGCGGATCTGGAATGAGCGCCTGCCCGACGTCCCCCTCGCCCTCGTCGCGGTGCCCGCCGCCGAGGCGTCGGCCCTGCTGCTCGATGGCGGCGCCGACGCGGGCTTCGTACGGCTGCCGGTCGACCGGACGGATCTCAGCGCGATCCCCCTCTACACCGAGGCGACCGTGGTCGTGATCCCCAAGGACCACGTGGTCGCGGCCGTCGACGAGATCTCCGTCGAGGATCTGGCCGACGAGATCGTGCTGCATCCGCTGGACGACACCCTCGGCTGGGACGGCCTGCCCGGCCTGCCCGCGATCGAGCGCCCGGCCACCACGGCGGACGCCATCGAGCTGGTGGCGGCCGGGGTGGGCGTCCTCGCCGTCCCGCAGTCGCTCGCCCGTCTGCACCACCGCAAGGACCTGACGTACCGGCCGCTCACGGGCGCACCCGAGTCGCGCATCGCGTTGTCGTGGCCGCAGGACAAGACCACCGACCTGGTGGAGGACTTCATCGGGATCGTCCGGGGCCGGACGGTGAACAGCACCCGGGGCCGCAGTACGGCGCCCGCGGCCCAGCCGAAGCGCAAGGCCCCGGAGACCGGCGGTGCCCGGCGCAAGCCCGCGGCCGGCGCGGCCACGGGGAAGGGCGCCCGGAGCGGTTCCGGCGGCGCGAAGGGGACCAAGGGTTCCCGAGGTGCGAAGGGCGCTGCGGGCGCCAGGCGTGGAAAGCCCGGCCGTCGACCGTAA
- a CDS encoding DinB family protein, whose product MTHIERPMPPLNADERTNLESWLDFYRATVAVKCDGLADEQVRRASVPPSSLTLLGLVQHLAEVERNWFRRVLAAEDAPSIHGAPAGPGGQDGGFEISADASFAQALATWQGEITVSRANCAVRTLEDTAPFMGGEVSLRWIYTHMIGEYARHSGHADLLRERTDGSTGA is encoded by the coding sequence ATGACGCACATCGAACGCCCGATGCCGCCCCTGAACGCCGACGAGCGCACCAATCTGGAGAGCTGGCTCGACTTCTACCGGGCCACCGTGGCCGTGAAGTGTGACGGACTGGCCGACGAGCAGGTCCGCCGCGCTTCCGTGCCGCCGTCGTCGCTGACGCTGCTGGGCCTGGTCCAGCACCTGGCAGAGGTGGAGCGGAACTGGTTCCGCCGGGTGCTCGCCGCTGAGGACGCCCCGTCCATCCATGGCGCACCGGCCGGTCCGGGCGGCCAGGACGGGGGTTTCGAGATCTCCGCCGACGCCTCCTTCGCGCAAGCCCTCGCGACGTGGCAGGGCGAGATCACCGTGTCCCGTGCCAACTGTGCGGTGCGAACGCTGGAGGACACCGCCCCCTTCATGGGCGGCGAGGTGAGTCTGCGGTGGATCTACACGCACATGATCGGTGAGTACGCCCGCCACAGCGGCCACGCCGACCTGCTCCGCGAGCGGACCGACGGCAGCACCGGAGCATGA
- a CDS encoding peptidylprolyl isomerase encodes MTSKVYFDITINDEPAGRIVFNLFDDVVPKTAENFRQLATGEHGYGYKGSSFHRVIPEFMLQGGDFTRGDGTGGKSIYGAKFDDENFKLAHTKPGLLSMANSGPNSNGSQFFITTIVTSWLDGKHVVFGEVADQESLDLVTKIEGLGSQSGRTKAKVTIADSGVL; translated from the coding sequence ATGACGAGCAAGGTTTACTTCGACATCACCATCAACGACGAGCCCGCCGGGCGGATCGTCTTCAATCTGTTCGACGACGTCGTTCCCAAGACCGCGGAGAACTTCCGCCAGCTGGCGACCGGCGAGCACGGCTACGGCTACAAGGGTTCGTCCTTCCACCGGGTCATCCCCGAGTTCATGCTCCAGGGCGGTGACTTCACCCGCGGTGACGGCACCGGCGGCAAGAGCATCTACGGTGCGAAGTTCGACGACGAGAACTTCAAGCTGGCGCACACCAAGCCCGGCCTGCTCTCCATGGCGAACAGCGGACCGAACTCCAACGGTTCGCAGTTCTTCATCACGACCATCGTGACCTCGTGGCTGGACGGCAAGCACGTGGTGTTCGGCGAGGTCGCCGACCAGGAGAGCCTTGACCTGGTCACGAAGATCGAGGGTCTCGGCTCGCAGAGCGGCCGGACCAAGGCGAAGGTCACCATCGCCGACTCCGGGGTGCTCTGA
- a CDS encoding Clp protease N-terminal domain-containing protein has product MVNPVSPTNPVRLDDLIAAIKKVHPDALDQLQDAVIAADNLGDVADHLIGHFVDQARRSGASWTEIGKSMGVTRQAAQKRFVAKDPGEPSDLDPSQGFGRFTPRAKNVVMVAQNEARAAGNSETGTEHLVLGLLSEPEGLAAAFIKAQGVSLDTVRQAATAALPAASDEELPALLPYNADARKVLELTFREALRMGHNYVGTEHVLLALLEHEDGSGLLTGLGLDKATAEAAITEALALITSAHDED; this is encoded by the coding sequence ATGGTGAATCCAGTGAGTCCCACGAATCCGGTCCGTCTCGACGACCTCATCGCAGCCATCAAGAAGGTCCACCCCGACGCCCTCGACCAGCTCCAGGACGCCGTCATCGCCGCCGACAACCTCGGCGACGTGGCCGACCACCTGATCGGCCACTTCGTGGACCAGGCGCGGCGCTCCGGCGCCTCCTGGACCGAGATCGGGAAGAGCATGGGGGTGACCCGGCAGGCCGCGCAGAAGCGGTTCGTCGCCAAGGACCCCGGTGAGCCGTCCGACCTCGACCCCAGCCAGGGCTTCGGCCGCTTCACCCCGCGCGCGAAGAACGTCGTGATGGTCGCCCAGAACGAGGCACGCGCCGCGGGCAACAGCGAGACCGGCACCGAACACCTCGTGCTCGGGCTGCTCAGCGAGCCGGAAGGGCTCGCGGCGGCGTTCATCAAGGCACAGGGGGTGTCCTTGGACACCGTCCGCCAGGCCGCCACCGCGGCCCTGCCGGCGGCCTCCGACGAGGAACTGCCCGCACTGCTCCCCTACAACGCCGATGCCCGCAAAGTGCTGGAGCTCACCTTCCGCGAGGCGCTGCGGATGGGGCACAACTACGTCGGCACGGAGCACGTCCTGCTCGCCCTGCTGGAGCACGAGGACGGTTCGGGGCTGCTGACCGGTCTCGGCCTCGACAAGGCGACCGCGGAGGCGGCCATCACCGAGGCGCTCGCGCTCATCACCTCCGCACACGACGAGGACTGA
- a CDS encoding histidine phosphatase family protein: protein MSVRVSLVAAARSSSLLGERFDDDRPLDEAGWHEVRFAAAALVPLGAAELRYCSPTARSRATGDALGFAPMVQPALRDCDMGRWRGCTLADVAAREPAAVDVWLSDPRSAPHGGEPLLAFISRIGGWLDTRPACDGSIVAVAEPAVVRAALVYALRAPPSTYWNVDVRPLSTVTLTGLPRRWSLRLETGAR from the coding sequence ATGAGTGTTCGAGTCTCACTCGTCGCCGCGGCGCGAAGCTCCTCCCTGCTCGGCGAGCGCTTCGACGACGACCGGCCGCTCGACGAGGCCGGCTGGCACGAGGTGCGGTTCGCCGCCGCGGCCCTGGTGCCGCTGGGCGCGGCCGAGCTGCGCTACTGCTCACCGACCGCCCGCAGCCGCGCCACCGGCGACGCGCTCGGCTTCGCCCCGATGGTCCAGCCCGCCCTGCGCGACTGCGACATGGGACGGTGGCGCGGCTGCACCCTCGCCGATGTCGCCGCACGCGAACCGGCGGCCGTGGATGTCTGGCTCTCGGACCCGCGCTCCGCGCCGCACGGCGGCGAACCGCTGCTCGCGTTCATCTCCCGGATAGGCGGCTGGCTGGACACCCGCCCCGCCTGCGACGGGTCGATCGTCGCCGTCGCCGAACCGGCCGTCGTCCGGGCCGCCCTCGTCTACGCGCTGCGGGCCCCGCCGTCGACGTACTGGAACGTCGACGTCCGCCCGCTCTCCACCGTCACGCTGACCGGCCTGCCCCGCCGATGGAGCCTCCGCCTCGAAACCGGGGCCCGCTGA
- a CDS encoding GNAT family N-acetyltransferase, which translates to MTETPQQRYEISSDPSRLDASRIHNWLSTDAYWALSRTREHQDLAIAGSLNFGAYDLASGEQAAYARVVTDHATFAWLCDVYVDRAARGHGLGGRIVTAARDHLARTGVRRLVLATEDAHGVYEKVGFKPLDSPAKWMSLTFD; encoded by the coding sequence ATGACCGAAACTCCCCAGCAGCGTTACGAGATCTCGTCCGACCCGTCGCGGCTGGATGCGTCCAGGATCCACAACTGGCTCTCTACCGACGCCTATTGGGCGCTCAGCCGTACCCGGGAGCACCAGGATCTGGCCATCGCCGGCTCGCTCAACTTCGGCGCCTACGACCTCGCGTCGGGCGAACAGGCCGCGTACGCCCGGGTGGTGACCGACCATGCCACCTTCGCCTGGCTCTGCGATGTGTACGTCGACCGCGCAGCCCGCGGCCACGGCCTCGGCGGAAGGATCGTCACCGCGGCGCGCGACCATCTCGCCCGGACCGGCGTCCGGAGGCTCGTGCTCGCCACGGAGGACGCCCACGGTGTGTATGAGAAGGTCGGTTTCAAGCCGCTCGACAGCCCGGCCAAGTGGATGTCCCTCACGTTCGACTGA
- a CDS encoding DUF1918 domain-containing protein, giving the protein MEAHAGDRLVTHGRTVGQRDRVAEIVEVLGDGGTPPYRVRFDDGHEHLLAPGPDSVVRHDAAQDRIPGP; this is encoded by the coding sequence ATGGAGGCACACGCGGGCGACCGGCTGGTGACGCACGGCAGGACCGTGGGGCAGCGGGACCGGGTCGCAGAGATCGTCGAGGTGCTCGGTGACGGGGGCACTCCCCCGTACCGCGTCCGCTTCGACGACGGACATGAACACCTTCTGGCACCCGGCCCCGACAGCGTCGTCCGGCACGACGCCGCGCAGGACCGGATTCCTGGACCGTAG
- a CDS encoding glycoside hydrolase family 10 protein produces the protein MRQIARRNFVAGAAGAAGTVAAVVASPASAAVGVVAGETTTAAVLPDDGRADPAGRSRDALRRELRGMWVATVENIDWPSKPGLSASAQRAELVAYLDEAVDRRLNAVMLQVRPAADALWPSPHEPWAACLTGVQGKDPGWDPLGTAVEEAHSRGLELHAWFNPYRVANHTDPSRLAATHPARLHPDWVVPYGGKLYYNPGLPEVRSFVQDAMLDAVRRYDIDAVHWDDYFYPYPVAGQSFADGAAYEKYGAGFADKAAWRRANIDQLVKETADRIKAAKPAVRFGISPFGVWRNASTDPDGSRTAAGVQTYDDLYADTRGWIKKGWIDYICPQLYWNIGFAAADYAALLPWWNDVVRGTGVDLFIGEALYKAGDPAQPEAWQNPAELSRHIDFAAGYDQARGHVYFSGKSVTADRIGAMSRVVADHYRARVRPPG, from the coding sequence ATGCGGCAAATCGCTAGAAGGAACTTTGTGGCCGGTGCGGCGGGTGCGGCCGGGACGGTGGCGGCGGTGGTGGCCTCACCGGCGTCGGCCGCCGTGGGCGTTGTGGCCGGTGAGACGACCACCGCCGCGGTCCTGCCCGACGACGGGCGCGCGGACCCGGCGGGCAGATCCCGCGACGCGCTGCGGCGCGAGCTCCGGGGCATGTGGGTGGCGACCGTCGAGAACATCGACTGGCCCTCGAAACCGGGACTGTCCGCCTCCGCGCAGCGGGCCGAGCTGGTCGCGTACCTCGACGAGGCCGTCGACCGGCGGCTGAACGCGGTGATGCTCCAGGTCCGCCCGGCCGCCGACGCGCTGTGGCCCTCGCCGCACGAGCCGTGGGCCGCGTGCCTCACCGGCGTCCAGGGCAAGGACCCCGGCTGGGACCCGCTCGGCACCGCCGTGGAGGAGGCGCACAGCCGCGGTCTGGAGCTGCACGCCTGGTTCAACCCGTACCGGGTCGCGAACCACACCGACCCCTCCCGGCTGGCCGCCACCCACCCCGCCAGGCTGCACCCCGACTGGGTCGTGCCGTACGGCGGGAAGCTCTACTACAACCCGGGCCTGCCCGAGGTCCGGAGCTTCGTCCAGGACGCGATGCTCGACGCGGTCCGCCGCTACGACATCGACGCCGTCCACTGGGACGACTACTTCTATCCGTACCCGGTCGCAGGGCAGTCCTTCGCGGACGGGGCCGCCTACGAGAAGTACGGTGCGGGCTTCGCCGACAAGGCGGCCTGGCGGCGCGCCAACATCGACCAACTGGTGAAGGAGACCGCCGATCGGATCAAGGCGGCCAAGCCCGCCGTCCGGTTCGGCATCAGCCCGTTCGGAGTGTGGCGCAACGCCTCCACCGACCCGGACGGCTCACGGACCGCGGCCGGGGTGCAGACCTACGACGATCTGTACGCCGACACCCGAGGCTGGATCAAGAAGGGCTGGATCGACTACATCTGCCCGCAGCTCTACTGGAACATCGGCTTCGCCGCCGCCGACTACGCCGCGCTGCTGCCCTGGTGGAACGACGTCGTACGGGGCACGGGCGTCGATCTCTTCATCGGGGAGGCGCTCTACAAAGCCGGCGATCCGGCCCAGCCCGAGGCCTGGCAGAACCCGGCGGAACTCTCCCGGCACATCGACTTCGCCGCCGGATACGACCAGGCCCGCGGCCACGTCTACTTCTCGGGGAAGAGCGTGACCGCGGACCGGATCGGTGCGATGTCGCGGGTGGTGGCCGACCACTACCGGGCGCGCGTGCGCCCGCCCGGCTGA
- a CDS encoding 3-hydroxybutyryl-CoA dehydrogenase → MADIARVGVVGCGQMGAGIAEVCARSGLDVRVAETTGEALEIGRTRLYNSLSKAAERGKITEEERDETLGRLTFTTDLGEFADRDLVIEAVVENEQVKTEIFQVLDQVVTRQDAILASNTSSIPLVKLAVATSRPDQVIGIHFFNPAPVQKLVELIPALTTSDETVKRAEAVVQDILGKHPIRAQDRSGFVVNALLIPYLLSAIRMFESGIASREDIDNGMEMGCAHPMGPLKLADLIGLDTVASVADSMYAEYKEPLYAAPPLLQRMVDAGRLGRKTGSGFYPYA, encoded by the coding sequence ATGGCGGACATTGCGCGCGTCGGAGTGGTGGGCTGCGGCCAGATGGGCGCAGGCATCGCGGAGGTGTGTGCCCGCAGCGGCCTCGATGTCAGAGTGGCCGAGACCACCGGCGAGGCGCTGGAGATCGGTCGCACCCGGCTCTACAACTCCCTCTCCAAGGCCGCCGAGCGCGGCAAGATCACTGAGGAGGAGCGCGACGAGACTCTTGGACGGCTCACCTTCACGACCGACCTGGGTGAGTTCGCCGACCGCGATCTCGTCATCGAGGCCGTCGTGGAGAACGAGCAGGTCAAGACCGAGATCTTCCAGGTGCTGGACCAGGTGGTGACCCGGCAGGACGCGATCCTCGCCTCCAACACCTCCTCGATCCCGCTGGTGAAGCTGGCCGTCGCGACCTCGCGCCCCGATCAGGTCATCGGCATCCACTTCTTCAACCCGGCCCCGGTGCAGAAGCTCGTCGAGCTGATCCCCGCGCTGACCACGTCGGACGAGACGGTCAAGCGTGCCGAGGCCGTGGTGCAGGACATACTCGGCAAGCACCCGATCCGCGCCCAGGACCGGTCGGGCTTCGTCGTCAACGCGCTGCTGATTCCGTATCTGCTCTCCGCGATCCGGATGTTCGAGTCGGGTATCGCCAGCCGCGAGGACATCGACAACGGCATGGAGATGGGCTGCGCCCACCCGATGGGTCCGCTCAAGCTCGCCGACCTGATCGGTCTGGACACCGTGGCCTCGGTCGCCGACTCGATGTACGCCGAGTACAAGGAGCCGCTGTACGCCGCTCCCCCGCTGCTCCAGCGCATGGTGGACGCGGGCCGGCTCGGCCGGAAGACGGGGTCGGGGTTCTACCCGTACGCCTGA
- a CDS encoding NUDIX domain-containing protein, protein MQWTNLNEQTVYENRWFRVNLADVVLPDGDHLDHYVIRLRPVAAATVVNEANEVLLLWRHRFITDSWGWELAAGVVEDGEGLAEAAAREMEEETGWRPGALRPLLTVEPSNGLTDARHHFYWGEEADWTGHPCDAFESSRREWIPLKLVPDMIARGEVPAAGMAAGLMMLHHLRLG, encoded by the coding sequence GTGCAGTGGACGAACCTGAACGAACAGACTGTGTATGAGAATCGCTGGTTCCGGGTCAATCTGGCCGATGTCGTCCTTCCCGACGGCGACCACCTCGACCACTACGTCATCCGGCTCCGCCCCGTCGCCGCGGCCACCGTCGTCAACGAGGCGAACGAGGTCCTGCTGCTCTGGCGGCACCGGTTCATCACCGACAGCTGGGGCTGGGAACTCGCCGCGGGCGTGGTCGAGGACGGTGAGGGTCTCGCCGAGGCGGCCGCCCGGGAGATGGAGGAGGAGACCGGCTGGCGGCCCGGGGCGCTGCGCCCGCTACTCACCGTGGAACCGTCGAACGGGCTCACCGACGCCCGGCACCACTTCTACTGGGGCGAGGAGGCCGACTGGACCGGCCACCCCTGCGACGCCTTCGAGTCCTCGCGCCGCGAGTGGATACCGCTCAAACTGGTGCCCGACATGATCGCCCGCGGTGAGGTGCCGGCCGCGGGCATGGCGGCCGGGCTCATGATGCTGCACCACTTACGGCTGGGCTGA